Part of the Microlunatus antarcticus genome, TCGGCGACTTCTCCGACCTGCGCGACCCCGACGAGCCGAGCCCCCGCCGCTCGCGCTGATCTCGTTCGCGCCCGCTGCGCGCCCAAGAGCTGACGTCTTCCTCCTCGCTCGCACGCGACCCGTTCCCAGGAACCGTGCCGCGAGTGCCCGGAGTCGCGTGCTCCCTCCTTCGTCCAGACGTCAGCGGGGCGCTCCGCTACCCGACGCTCACGAGGAGTCGGCTCCCTGCCCCGGTAGCCCCTGCGACTAGGAGGGGCGCAGGAGCGGGAAGAGGATCGACTCGCGGATGCCGACGCCGGTGAAGAGCATGATCAGCCGGTCGAGGCCCAGGCCCACGCCGCCCATGGGGGGCGCCCCGAGCTCGAGGGCGTCGAGGAAGTCCTCGTCGAGCTGCATGGCCTCCGGGTCCCCGGCCGCCGCCTCGAGCGACTGGGCGGTGAGCCGTTCGCGCTGGATCACGGGGTCGATCAGCTCGGAGAAGCCCGTCCCCCGCTCCACGCCGCCGATGAACAGGTCCCAGGCCTCGATGAGGTCGGGGTCGGAGCGGTGCGGGCGGGCCAGCGGCTGGGCGACCGGCGGGTAGTCGCAGACGAAGGTCGGCTGCAGCAGCGTCGGCTCGACGAGCTCGGCGAACAGCTCCATGACCACCTTCTGCGCGCCCCACGCCGGGTCGAGCGCGACGTCGCGGGCGGCGGCGATCTCGCGCAGCCGCTCGAGCGGGGTCCGCGGCGTGACCTCCTCGCCGAGCACCTCCGACAGCCCGGGGTAGACGCCGAGCCAGCGCCACTCGCCGTCGAGGTCGATCACGCCGGCCGGCGTCTCGATCTGCCGGGAGCCGAGCACGTCGGCGACGTCGAGGATGATCTGCCGCGTCAGGTCCGCGACCGTCTTCTGGTCGCCCCACGCCTCGTAGAACTCGAGCATCGTGAACTCCGGGCTGTGGGTGGAGTCGACGCCCTCGTTCCGGAAGATCCGGCCCATCTCGTACACCCGGTCGACGCCGCCGACGACCGCGCGCTTGAGGTAGAGCTCGAGCGCGATCCGCAGCGTCATGTCGACGTCGAACGCGTTCAGGTGCGTGGGGAACGGGCGGGCGTGGGCCCCGCCGTGCACGAGCTGCAGGACCGGCGTCTCGACCTCGAGGAAGTCGTGGCGGTGCAGCGTGTCCCGGATGCTCCGCGTGACCTTCGCGCGGGTGAGGACCATCTGCCGGGCCTCCTCGCGGACGGTCAGGTCGGCGTAGCGCTGCCGGACCCGCGTCTCCTCGGAGAGCTCGGTGTAGAGGTTCGGCAGGGGGCGCAGCGCCTTGGACGCCAGCTCCCACCGGTCGGCGAAGACGGAGAGCTCGCCCCGGCGGGAGGAGATGACGCGGCCGGAGACGAAGACGAAGTCGCCCAGGTCGACGTCGGCCTTCCACGCGGCGAGGGCCTCCTCGCCCACCTCGGCGAGCGAGAGCATCACCTGCAGGCGGACACCCGTGTCGGCGGTCGACAGCCCCTCCTGGAGGGTGGCGAAGCAGAGCTTGCCGGTGTTGCGCAGGAACACGACCCGGCCCGCCACCCCGACGACGTCGGTCGTCTCCTCGCCGGTGGCCAGGCTGGCCCAGCGCGTCCGCACCTCGCGCAGGGAGTGCGTACGGGCCACGGAGACCGGGTACGGCTGCCGGCCCTCGTCCAGCAGCCGGCTCCGCTTCTCCTGCCGGACACGGCGCTGCTCGGAGACGTCGAGGTCGGGGAGCTCATCGGGCACCGGCTCAATCTAGTCAGGCACGGGCTGGGGAGAACTCCCGTTTCGCCTCTCGTGAGCACCCCGCCGCTGACACACTGACGCCCATGTCGTCGCCCCAGCCGCCTTGGTCCCCCGGCCAGCCCGCCCCCGCCGAACCGCCGCAGGGCTACGGCGTCCCGCTGGGCTACGGGTCGCCCCAGGGACCTCAGTCCCCGCAGCCGCAGCAGCCGCCCACCGGCTACGGCGCCCCGCAGGCCCCCCAGGGCTACGGGACCCCGCAGCCGTACGGGCAGCCGCCCTCGCCCCAGCCGCAGGTGCAGCCGTACGGAGGGCCGGTCGGTGAGCTGGTGCTCAACCTGCGCAAGCCGTTCGGGGCGATGGGCATGATCACCCCGATCGTCACCATCGACGGCCACCCGGCGGGAGCGGCCTGGGGACGCAACTCGTTCTCGGTCCCGGCCGGCGTCCGTCAGGTCGACGTCGCGCAGAGCTACATGTGGACCTACGGGCGGGCGTCGCACCCGGTGAACGTCACCCCGGGCGGCACGAGCGAGGTCTTCTACTCGGGCCCGCTGCTCACCTTCGGCCTCGGTGGTGCCATGGGGCCGGAGCCGCAGAAGCGTCCGGGTCGGGGCATCCTCGTCGGTCTGCTGGTCTTCGTCTTCCTGGTGCTGCTGATCGGGGTCCTCGCCGTGGTGGTCGGCAACTCCTGACCGCCTGAGAACATCACACACGGCGCGCGCGCCGAGCACGTGTCGTGTGAGGTAAGTCGCTCTGAGTAGGGTCTCGGTCATGCCCGACGTCCTGTCCGACTACCACCCGGGTGTCGCCTTCGACGAGATGGTCGACGCCAGCGGCAGCGTCCGACCCAGCTACAGCGCCATCTACGCGACCCTGCAGCAGTCGACCCCCGCGGAGCTCAAGGGCATCGCGGAGGCGCTGGCCAGCAACTACACGCAGGCCGGCGTCACCTTCGACGTCGGCGGCGTGGAGCGGCCGTTCCCGCTGGACCTCGTCCCGCGCGTCATCGCCGCGGCGGAGTGGGACACGATCGAGACCGGCGTCGCGCAGCGGGTGCGCGCGATGGAGGCGTTCCTGGACGACGTCTACTCCGACGCCAAGGTCATCTCCGACGGGGTCGTGCCGAGCCAGCTGATCACTTCCTCCGCCCACTTCCACCGCGTGGTCTGGGGGGTCCGCCCGCCCAACGGCGTCCGCATCCACGTGGCCGGCGTCGACCTGATCCGGACGCCCGAGGGCGACGTGCGGGTGCTGGAGGACAACTTCCGGGTGCCGAGCGGCGTCTCGTACGTGATGACGAACCGGACGGCGATGATCACCGCGCTGCCCGACGCCTTCGCCAACCAGCGCATCCGCTCGGTCAACGACTACCCCGCCCGGCTGCTCCAGTCGCTGCGCCGGTCCTCGCCGGTCACCGACGACCCGAACATCGTCGTGCTGACCCCCGGCGTCTACAACTCCGCCTACTTCGAGCACACGCTGCTGGCCCGGACCATGGGCGTGGAGCTCGTGGAGGGGCGCGACCTCGAGTGCCGCCGCGGCAAGGTGTTCATGCGCACGACCGCCGGCCTGCGCCGCGTCGACGTGATCTACCGCCGCCTCGACGACGACTTCCTCGACCCGGTCTTCTTCCGCAGCGACTCGATGCTCGGCGTGCCCGGCCTCGTCAACGCCGTCCGTACGGGTGGGGTCGCCCTCGCCAACGCCATCGGCAACGGCGTCGCCGACGACAAGCTCATCTACACCTACGTCCCCGACCTGATCCGCTACTACCTCCACGAGGACCCGATCATCGCGAACGTCGACACCTGGCGGCTGGAGGAGGACGAGGCCCGCGCGGAGGTGCTCGACCGGCTCGACGAGCTCGTGGTGAAGCCGGTCGACGGGTCCGGCGGCAAGGGCATCGTCATCGGCCCGCGGGCGACGCGCGAGGAGCTCGACGCCCTGCGTGCCCGGGTCATCGCGGACCCGCGGGGCTGGATCGCGCAGCCGGTCGTCCAGCTGTCCACCGTGCCGACGCTGATCGACGACTCGCTGCGGCCCCGGCACGTCGACCTGCGGCCGTTCGCCGTGAACAACGGCGACAGCATCTACGTCCTCCCCGGCGGGCTGACCCGGGTCGCGCTGCCCGAGGGCGAGCTCGTGGTCAACAGCAGTCAGGGCGGCGGCAGCAAGGACACCTGGGTGCTCAGCCCGTCCTTCCCGCGCCTGGTGGAGGAGGCGGACGCGGTGGAGGCCGAGCTCCGGGCCGAGGACGGGGACCTGGCGGGCACCGTCGCCGTCGAGCCGGCCGAGTCCGTCGAGACCGTCGAGGTGGCACGGGCCGAGGTCCGGCCGCAGAACCGGCCGGTCGTCCCGATGCTCGTCGGCCGCCCGCGCGTCGACGTCCCCTCGCGCACCGCCGGGCACCGGCAGCAGGAGGAGCAGCAGCAGCAGGCCGGGCCGGACGATCGACGCGACGACGAGGCGGGGGCAGGCCGATGATGCTCAGCCGCATCGCGGAGTCGATGTTCTGGATCGGGCGCTACGTCGAGCGCGCCGAGGACACCGCGCGCCTGCTCCAGACCCACCTCCGCCTCCTGGTCGAGGACAGCTCGATCGAGGTCCAGGCCAGCGCCAACCTCCTCGCGCTGATGAGCGTCGAGAACGTCGAGGACCCCGACCACACCGATCTGCTGCGCCTGCTGGCGTACGACCGGCGCGAGCCGAGCTCGATCTTCTCCTGCTGGGCCGCCGCCCGCGACAACGCACGACGGGCCCGCGAGGTGATCCCGCTGGACCTGTGGGAGTGCATCAACACGACCTGGCACCAGCTGCCGTCCGGCGGCTTCGGTGTCGCGCGAGCCAACGGCTTCCTCAACTGGGCGCGCGAGCGCAGCGCCCTGTTCGGCGGCATCGCCCGCGGGACGATGGTCCGCGACGACGGCTGGCAGTTCCTCTCGCTGGGCCGCTGCCTCGAGCAGGCCGACATGACCTCGCGGCTGGTGGCGTCGGCGTCGGTCTCGGGCGGCGCGTCGCAGTGGCCGTCGGTGCTGCGCGGCTGCGGCGGGCACGACGCGTTCCTGCGCACGTACCGCGGCGTCCACAACGACGCCTCGGCCGCGGAGTTCCTCATCCGCGACGCCCGCTTCCCTCGCTCGATCATGCACGGGCTGGACGCCGCCTCGGACTGCCTGGCCAAGCTCGCGGTGGGCGACTCGGCCGGCTCGGGCCGCGACCAGCAGGCCCGCCGCCAGCTCGGCCAGCTGCGGTCGCGCCTGGAGTACGCCGACATGAACGACCTGGTCGACCACCTCGACGAGGAGATGGGCGCGGTGCAGGACGTCACCGCGGCCGTCACCGAGCTCGTCACGCGGCAGTACTTCGCCGCCGAGGACCAGCAGGCCTGGGTCACGGAAGGGACGCGATGAGGCTGTCGATCGACCACCAGACGGGGTTCCGCTACGACTCCCCGGTGAGCTCCTCGTTCAACGAGGCCCGGATGACGCCGGTGACCCGCGAGGGACAGACGGTCTGGACCAACCGGATCACCATCGAGCCGACGGCGTGGAGCTTCAGCTACGTCGACTACTGGGGCACGACGGTCACGACCTTCGAGCTGCACGAGCCGCACGAGCGGCTGACCGTGCACGCGCAGGCCGTCGTCGACACCCGGGGCGACGAGATCGCCTGGGACACCGAGCGGCGCAGCCCTCGCAACGACCTCGGGTGGGCGGCGCTGCGCGACCCCGGCGTCATCGACCCGATGACCGACTTCCTCACCGTCACCAGCCGGACGACGCCGCCACCGGAGCTCGCCGCCCGGGCCGCCGACGTCGCCGGCCAGGCGCCCCGGCTCGCCGGGCTCGACGTGTGCCGGATCGTGCACGACCACCTCTCGTACAAGCGCGGGTCGACCACCGTCAACAGCACCGCCGCCGACGTCTGGGACCTGGGCACCGGCGTCTGCCAGGACTACACCCACGTCGCGCTCGGTGCGCTGCGCTCGATCGGCCTGCCCGCGCGCTACGTCTCCGGCTACCTCCACCCCGGCGGGGACGGTTCCGGGAGCGGCACGGTCACCGGCGAGAGCCACTCCTGGGTCGAGTGGTGGTGCGGCAGCTGGGTCTCCTACGACCCGACGCAGGGCCAGCGGCTCACCGACCGCTACGTCCGGGTCGGCCAGGGACGTGACTACGGCGACGTGGCGCCCCTGCGCGGGACCTACTCCGGCGGCTCGTCGGAGATGTTCGTGACGGTGTCGATGACCGAGCTCGGCTGAGGCCTGACGTGAGCGGGCCCGGCGCCGCCCGTCCGGCCCGGCGGCCCGATATCTTGGCCCCATGAGCAACCCGTACGGCCAGCAGCCCCCCTACGGACAGCCCGGCCGGCAGCAGCCGAACCCGTACGGCCAGCCCCAGCATGCCCCGTACGGCCAGCAGCCGCAGCAGGGCTACGGCCAGCCCCAGCAGGGCGGCTACGGGCAGGCGCCCCAGCAGGGCTACGGCCAGTACGGCCAGCAGCAGCAGTGGGCGCCGCCGCAGCCGCAGCGACCGACGCTGCGCCACTTCGGGATGCCCGTGCTGACCATGGACGCGGTGCCCGGCCGCGAGACCACCGAGGTCCTCGGCCCGGTCGTCTCCGTCGTCGCCCGCACCCGCGAGCTGCGCCCCGACCTGCGCAACGCCGGCGTGGTCGAGGGCTACACCGCGATGCTCACCGACTCGCGCCAGGACGCCATCGCCAAGGTGGTCGACATGGCCCGCGAGGCCGGCGCGGACGCGGTCGTGGGCCTGCGCTTCGACTGCAGCGAGATCACCCAGTCCCTCAGCGAGGTCGTCGCCTACGGCACCGCGGTCAAGCTGGCCCCGGCGCCCGAGCCCCGCACGGAGCCCACGGCCTGAGCCCAGAAGCCTGAGCTCAGAAGCCTGAGCTCAGGCGCCTGAACCCGGCCGGGTCGCGACGGCGGCGACCACCACCTCGGCGACGGCGCGCGCCTCGGCGGGGTCCAGCGGTCCGAGACCGTTGAGCAGCCGGAAGACCACCGCGCCGAAGACCACGTCGACGACGAGGGTGGCCGAGAGGTCCGTGCTCAGACTGCCCTCCGTCTGCCCGCGCTCGACCAGCGTGGTCGTCTCCGCCCGCCGGCGCCCGAAGAACGAGTCCCGCAGCCGCTCCGCCCCCCGGGGTGCGCTGACCGAGGCGGCGATCAGCTCCACGCCCACCCGACCGCGCTCGCTCGCGTAGAACTCCGCCAGCCGGACGACCTGGTCGGTCAGGTCGGCGACGACGTCGCCGGAGTCGAGGACCGGGACCCGGTCGGTCACCGCCGCCCCGTACGCCTCCACGGCCAGCCCGAAGCCGTCGGGCCAGTGGCGGTAGAGCGTCGCCTTGCCGACCCTCGACCGCCGCGCGACCTCGTCGACGGTGAAGGCCGCGTAGCCGCGTTCCGCGAGCAGGGTGGCGGCGGCGTCGAGCGCCGCCTGGCGCGACCGCTGGCTCACCGGCCGCCCGCGGACCGGCCTCGGCTCGTCGTCGGTCATGCCCCCAGGTTACGGAACGCCTCGTTCAGCATGGGCGGCTCAGGCCTATACTGAACGGGTCGTTCTGAAAAGGAGATGGGCATGGTCGAAGGTGCGGGTCCAGCGGGCGAGCTGGGCGTGGGGATCGTCGGCGTGGGGTCGGCGTCGTCGTGGGCGCGCGAGGCGCACGTGCCCGCCGTGCACGCCGCGCCCGGGCTCCGGCTCCGGGCGGTGGCCACCCGGGACGCCGCGACGGTCGCGCAGACGGCGGCCGAGCTCGGGGCCGACGTGGGCTACGCCGACGCCCAGGACCTCGTCGACGACCCGTCGGTCGACGTCGTCACCGTCGGGGTGCCGGTCCCGGCCCACCGCGACCTGATCCTGGCCGCCCTGGCCGCGGGCCGGCACGTGGTGACCGAGTGGCCGGTCGGGACGAGCACGGCGCAGACGGCCGAGCTGGCCGCCGCGGCGACGGCCGCCGGGGTCCGGACCGCCGTGGACCTCCAGGCCCGGCTCGCGCCCGCCGCCGTACGGGCCCGTCGCCTGCTCGCCGACGGTGCGCTCGGGCGGGTGACCGCCGTGAGCGTCTACTCCTCGACCGCGGCGTTCGGACCGGTGGTCCCGGCGGGGGCGCGCTACCTCGAGGACCCCAAGAGCGGGATGAACCTCACGACCATCCAGGCGGCCCACACCCTCGACCTCGTGGCGAGCCTGTTCGGCGGGCTGGCGTCGTTCGCCACGCTGCGGACCGTCCAGCACCCCGACGTCACCGTGGCCGGCAGCGACCCCGTCGATCACCTGCGGCGTACGGTCCCCGATCACGTGCTCGTGCAGGGCCGGCTCCTCTCCGGCGCGGCGCTCGCCGTCGAGGTGAGCGGCGGCCGGGCCCCCGAGGCACCGTTCCGCCTCGAGGTCCGCGGCGAACGGGGCAGCCTCGTGCTGAGCGGAGGCGGTCCCCGGGGGTTCCAGGCGAGCCGGCTCCGGCTGGAGCGGGACGGTTCCGTGGAGGTGCTCGACGAGGCCGGGACGCAGGACCTCCCCGACCCGGTGGTGAACGTGGCGCGCGTCTACGCCACGTTCGCGGCCGAGCTCCGGGGCGGGGGGACGGGAGAGAGCGAGAGCGCGCCCGACTTCGACGACGCGCTCCGGCTCGCCCACCTGCTCGACGACCTCGTCCGGTCGGACGAGGAACGGCGCACCGTCGAGCCCCCGGCCCCCTGGCCCCGCTGAGCGGAGCCGGGGAGTCCGATCGGGCCGGACGTCAGACGGCCGGACGCACCCGGATGCCGTCGGCGCCCGCCTCGAAGCGGACCTCCGAGAGGTCGCCGACGATCGCGTCGGCCCGCAGCTCGTCGCGGGCCGTCGTGGTGACGACCGCGAGGGTCGCGCAGCCGGCCGCGCGGGCCGCCTGCAGCCCGAGCGGCGCGTCCTCGACGACCAGGCAACGCGTCGGGTCGACGCCGAGCCGCTCCGCCGCCAGCAGGTACGGGTCGGGCGCCGGCTTGCCGTGCTCGACCTGGTCGGCCGTGACGAGGACGGACGGTGCGCGCAGCCCCGAGGAGGCGATGCGCGCCCGGGCCAGCGGCATCGTGCACGAGGTCGCGATGGCGCTCGGGGCGTCGACCAGGGCCGCCAGCGCCTCCGCCGCGCCCGGCAGGACCACCAGTCCGCCGGTGTCGTTCAGCTCGAGCTCGTTGATGCGCAGGATCCCGGCCTCGCGGTCCGCCTCCGGCAGGAACTTGGCGACGATGCTCGCCGCCGGGATCCCGTCGTGGCCCCGCATCAGGTCCGCGGGGACGCCGTGCTCGACCGCCCACGCCGCCCAGGCGCGGTAGACGGCCGCGGTCGAGTCGACCAGCGTCCCGTCCATGTCGAACAGCACCGCGTCGAAGACCTTGTCCTCGAGCCCGTCCAACCCCACGTCTGCTCCTCCGTCGTCACCTCAGCCTGCGGTCCGCCATCTTCCCATCCGCGGGTCCGCGGCCCGACCGACGGATCCCGGCGAGACCTGAGACAGTACTGAGAGCCCGTCCTGGGCGAGCCCGATCCCGAGAGGTCGTCCCGTGACCCTGCGCCTTCCCCGCCCGCTCCGTGCCGTCGGCGCCGGGCTCCTCGGCCTCGCCCTGGCGGCGTCGTTCGCGCCCGCGGCCTCGGCCGCC contains:
- the lysS gene encoding lysine--tRNA ligase, with the protein product MPDELPDLDVSEQRRVRQEKRSRLLDEGRQPYPVSVARTHSLREVRTRWASLATGEETTDVVGVAGRVVFLRNTGKLCFATLQEGLSTADTGVRLQVMLSLAEVGEEALAAWKADVDLGDFVFVSGRVISSRRGELSVFADRWELASKALRPLPNLYTELSEETRVRQRYADLTVREEARQMVLTRAKVTRSIRDTLHRHDFLEVETPVLQLVHGGAHARPFPTHLNAFDVDMTLRIALELYLKRAVVGGVDRVYEMGRIFRNEGVDSTHSPEFTMLEFYEAWGDQKTVADLTRQIILDVADVLGSRQIETPAGVIDLDGEWRWLGVYPGLSEVLGEEVTPRTPLERLREIAAARDVALDPAWGAQKVVMELFAELVEPTLLQPTFVCDYPPVAQPLARPHRSDPDLIEAWDLFIGGVERGTGFSELIDPVIQRERLTAQSLEAAAGDPEAMQLDEDFLDALELGAPPMGGVGLGLDRLIMLFTGVGIRESILFPLLRPS
- a CDS encoding circularly permuted type 2 ATP-grasp protein; translation: MPDVLSDYHPGVAFDEMVDASGSVRPSYSAIYATLQQSTPAELKGIAEALASNYTQAGVTFDVGGVERPFPLDLVPRVIAAAEWDTIETGVAQRVRAMEAFLDDVYSDAKVISDGVVPSQLITSSAHFHRVVWGVRPPNGVRIHVAGVDLIRTPEGDVRVLEDNFRVPSGVSYVMTNRTAMITALPDAFANQRIRSVNDYPARLLQSLRRSSPVTDDPNIVVLTPGVYNSAYFEHTLLARTMGVELVEGRDLECRRGKVFMRTTAGLRRVDVIYRRLDDDFLDPVFFRSDSMLGVPGLVNAVRTGGVALANAIGNGVADDKLIYTYVPDLIRYYLHEDPIIANVDTWRLEEDEARAEVLDRLDELVVKPVDGSGGKGIVIGPRATREELDALRARVIADPRGWIAQPVVQLSTVPTLIDDSLRPRHVDLRPFAVNNGDSIYVLPGGLTRVALPEGELVVNSSQGGGSKDTWVLSPSFPRLVEEADAVEAELRAEDGDLAGTVAVEPAESVETVEVARAEVRPQNRPVVPMLVGRPRVDVPSRTAGHRQQEEQQQQAGPDDRRDDEAGAGR
- a CDS encoding alpha-E domain-containing protein, whose product is MMLSRIAESMFWIGRYVERAEDTARLLQTHLRLLVEDSSIEVQASANLLALMSVENVEDPDHTDLLRLLAYDRREPSSIFSCWAAARDNARRAREVIPLDLWECINTTWHQLPSGGFGVARANGFLNWARERSALFGGIARGTMVRDDGWQFLSLGRCLEQADMTSRLVASASVSGGASQWPSVLRGCGGHDAFLRTYRGVHNDASAAEFLIRDARFPRSIMHGLDAASDCLAKLAVGDSAGSGRDQQARRQLGQLRSRLEYADMNDLVDHLDEEMGAVQDVTAAVTELVTRQYFAAEDQQAWVTEGTR
- a CDS encoding transglutaminase family protein, which translates into the protein MRLSIDHQTGFRYDSPVSSSFNEARMTPVTREGQTVWTNRITIEPTAWSFSYVDYWGTTVTTFELHEPHERLTVHAQAVVDTRGDEIAWDTERRSPRNDLGWAALRDPGVIDPMTDFLTVTSRTTPPPELAARAADVAGQAPRLAGLDVCRIVHDHLSYKRGSTTVNSTAADVWDLGTGVCQDYTHVALGALRSIGLPARYVSGYLHPGGDGSGSGTVTGESHSWVEWWCGSWVSYDPTQGQRLTDRYVRVGQGRDYGDVAPLRGTYSGGSSEMFVTVSMTELG
- a CDS encoding YbjQ family protein: MSNPYGQQPPYGQPGRQQPNPYGQPQHAPYGQQPQQGYGQPQQGGYGQAPQQGYGQYGQQQQWAPPQPQRPTLRHFGMPVLTMDAVPGRETTEVLGPVVSVVARTRELRPDLRNAGVVEGYTAMLTDSRQDAIAKVVDMAREAGADAVVGLRFDCSEITQSLSEVVAYGTAVKLAPAPEPRTEPTA
- a CDS encoding TetR/AcrR family transcriptional regulator, which produces MTDDEPRPVRGRPVSQRSRQAALDAAATLLAERGYAAFTVDEVARRSRVGKATLYRHWPDGFGLAVEAYGAAVTDRVPVLDSGDVVADLTDQVVRLAEFYASERGRVGVELIAASVSAPRGAERLRDSFFGRRRAETTTLVERGQTEGSLSTDLSATLVVDVVFGAVVFRLLNGLGPLDPAEARAVAEVVVAAVATRPGSGA
- a CDS encoding Gfo/Idh/MocA family protein; this encodes MVEGAGPAGELGVGIVGVGSASSWAREAHVPAVHAAPGLRLRAVATRDAATVAQTAAELGADVGYADAQDLVDDPSVDVVTVGVPVPAHRDLILAALAAGRHVVTEWPVGTSTAQTAELAAAATAAGVRTAVDLQARLAPAAVRARRLLADGALGRVTAVSVYSSTAAFGPVVPAGARYLEDPKSGMNLTTIQAAHTLDLVASLFGGLASFATLRTVQHPDVTVAGSDPVDHLRRTVPDHVLVQGRLLSGAALAVEVSGGRAPEAPFRLEVRGERGSLVLSGGGPRGFQASRLRLERDGSVEVLDEAGTQDLPDPVVNVARVYATFAAELRGGGTGESESAPDFDDALRLAHLLDDLVRSDEERRTVEPPAPWPR
- a CDS encoding HAD-IA family hydrolase → MGLDGLEDKVFDAVLFDMDGTLVDSTAAVYRAWAAWAVEHGVPADLMRGHDGIPAASIVAKFLPEADREAGILRINELELNDTGGLVVLPGAAEALAALVDAPSAIATSCTMPLARARIASSGLRAPSVLVTADQVEHGKPAPDPYLLAAERLGVDPTRCLVVEDAPLGLQAARAAGCATLAVVTTTARDELRADAIVGDLSEVRFEAGADGIRVRPAV